A region of Actinomycetota bacterium DNA encodes the following proteins:
- a CDS encoding FixH family protein produces the protein MRRLVSRIALLSGVGVVLGTTWFSTPALAHAALDESDPASGEILQAPPDEIRLTFTEPPDVSLTTIGVDAGGVPVATTGPPERVPGTEREIRFGLPELDDGVYTVTWRTVSETDGHVTAGAFTFGVGVTRGEVSGVVPRDETPPPSPLAVTGKWGLYVGLAVLFGAAVAGLVVFGPNTIARPAVLAVAWIGVAVGVVVITLEERAVLSVPLGTLLSSKAGGDFVGLAIAVGVAGLATLVAAVHTSRATLALLAAATAAAMFVRALTGHAGGSVTAVGEQWLHLMAVGAWIGGLAWLVLSLRRGLEPRTVRRFSNLAAVGLAMLFVSGFLRAANELGGLGWWLDPFENDYSTALVVKLGVVVPLVGLGALNRFRNVARIERAGSRPLLRTVGAELGLAATVFAVTGVMTGLPPQEGSDLAPAERPLVVTGSDFATTTRVRLQISPGAVGPNEFVADVTDFDTGEPVDAQQVSLRFDLPARPEVASELDLEPMEDGTWHAESTTLAMPGTWSVTVLVQGAGDSTTVDLRVTPRVPDQRVEVSRAPGQPDLYTIFLGGEVQIQAYVDPGTPGRTNQVHVTAFEGAEELPLRSAVIGVTAPSDERFEPDLLRLGRGHFAANIELTPGVWSFDVTAEARDGSVLSAAFEQRFET, from the coding sequence ATGAGACGCCTCGTCTCGCGGATCGCGCTCCTCTCGGGGGTTGGCGTGGTCCTCGGGACGACGTGGTTCTCGACGCCCGCACTCGCCCATGCCGCGCTCGACGAGTCCGACCCCGCGAGTGGTGAGATCCTCCAGGCGCCGCCGGACGAGATCCGTCTCACGTTCACCGAGCCGCCCGACGTGTCACTCACGACGATCGGCGTCGACGCCGGTGGCGTCCCGGTGGCCACCACCGGCCCGCCCGAACGCGTGCCCGGCACGGAACGCGAGATCCGGTTCGGCCTTCCCGAACTGGACGACGGCGTCTACACCGTCACGTGGCGAACCGTCTCCGAGACCGACGGCCACGTCACGGCCGGCGCGTTCACGTTCGGCGTTGGTGTCACTCGAGGAGAGGTCAGTGGAGTCGTTCCCCGCGACGAGACGCCGCCGCCGAGTCCCCTCGCCGTCACCGGAAAGTGGGGCCTGTACGTCGGGTTGGCCGTTCTGTTCGGTGCCGCCGTCGCCGGTCTCGTCGTCTTCGGTCCGAACACGATTGCCCGCCCGGCGGTCCTGGCGGTCGCGTGGATCGGCGTCGCCGTCGGCGTGGTCGTCATCACACTGGAAGAGCGTGCGGTGTTGTCGGTACCGCTAGGGACGTTGCTCTCCTCGAAGGCGGGAGGTGACTTCGTCGGCCTGGCGATCGCCGTCGGCGTGGCCGGCCTTGCCACGCTCGTCGCCGCGGTTCATACGAGCCGGGCCACGCTCGCCCTCCTCGCCGCCGCGACGGCCGCCGCGATGTTCGTGCGGGCGCTGACCGGTCATGCCGGCGGATCGGTCACCGCGGTCGGCGAACAGTGGCTTCACCTCATGGCGGTCGGCGCGTGGATCGGCGGTCTCGCGTGGCTCGTCCTATCGCTGCGACGCGGTCTCGAACCGAGGACGGTTCGGCGTTTCTCGAACCTCGCGGCCGTGGGGCTCGCCATGCTGTTCGTATCCGGCTTCCTCCGCGCAGCGAACGAGCTCGGCGGATTGGGATGGTGGCTCGACCCGTTCGAGAACGACTACAGCACGGCGCTCGTCGTGAAGCTCGGTGTGGTGGTTCCGCTCGTCGGGCTCGGCGCGTTGAATCGGTTCCGGAACGTCGCGCGGATCGAACGCGCCGGCTCGCGCCCGCTCCTTCGAACGGTGGGCGCCGAGCTCGGACTGGCCGCGACGGTCTTCGCGGTGACAGGCGTCATGACCGGACTGCCGCCGCAGGAAGGATCGGACCTCGCTCCTGCCGAACGACCGCTCGTCGTGACGGGCTCGGACTTCGCCACGACGACCAGGGTGCGTCTGCAGATATCGCCGGGCGCAGTCGGGCCGAACGAGTTCGTAGCCGACGTGACCGACTTCGACACGGGCGAACCCGTCGACGCGCAACAGGTGAGCCTGCGATTCGACCTTCCGGCGCGACCGGAGGTCGCCTCCGAGCTCGACCTCGAACCGATGGAAGACGGCACGTGGCACGCCGAGTCGACAACGCTGGCGATGCCCGGTACCTGGAGCGTCACTGTGCTCGTCCAGGGCGCCGGCGACTCGACAACGGTCGACCTTCGTGTCACTCCCCGAGTGCCGGACCAGCGCGTCGAGGTCTCCCGCGCTCCCGGCCAGCCGGACCTGTACACGATCTTCCTCGGCGGCGAGGTTCAGATCCAGGCGTACGTCGATCCCGGAACACCGGGACGAACGAACCAGGTGCACGTGACGGCCTTCGAGGGCGCGGAAGAGCTCCCGCTACGATCCGCCGTGATCGGAGTGACGGCGCCGTCTGATGAGCGATTCGAACCTGACCTGCTGCGGCTCGGTCGGGGACACTTCGCCGCGAACATCGAGCTGACGCCCGGCGTATGGTCGTTCGACGTCACGGCGGAGGCGCGTGACGGCAGCGTCCTTTCGGCGGCGTTCGAGCAGCGTTTCGAGACATGA